One Fusarium falciforme chromosome 12, complete sequence DNA window includes the following coding sequences:
- a CDS encoding PKS-ER domain-containing protein: MSTTFRKVIIPTYGDASVLEIVEATLPQPAAGEVQVAPIYAGFSGADINMRRGVYPSQEKPPLTPGYCLVGTVKTNGSGSSKFKAGDTVACLTKYDAQAQLINLPEKHLIPVPEGSDLQQVTGLILDWCTAYGMVHQVAKVKKGQTVFIHGISGSVGYATMKLVQLLGATAYGTASERNHAAVREQGGIPFVYTDKNWIKAMKDTGGVDAVFDSIGFESFHESYDILNSHGIVVGFGANKYSLTNDAPVPATWPTVKFLLKGQIPWRGKRTAFFLISRDQPDYQPNMKVLLDLLGKGKISVPIRKIWDMDDIQEAHRQWHSGSGVGAVIIRIPELK, translated from the coding sequence ATGTCAACCACATTCCGTAAAGTCATTATCCCCACGTACGGCGATGCATCAGTCCTTGAGATCGTCGAGGCCACCCTCCCTCAGCCTGCTGCAGGGGAGGTGCAGGTTGCACCCATATATGCCGGGTTTTCTGGTGCCGACATCAACATGCGGCGTGGTGTCTACCCAAGCCAGGAGAAGCCACCGCTGACCCCCGGCTACTGTCTCGTCGGCACTGTGAAGACTAATGGCAGCGGGAGCTCAAAGTTTAAGGCTGGCGACACTGTCGCGTGCCTGACCAAGTATGATGCTCAGGCTCAGCTGATCAACCTGCCGGAGAAGCACCTCATCCCCGTCCCTGAAGGTTCCGACCTGCAGCAGGTGACGGGCCTCATACTCGACTGGTGCACCGCCTACGGCATGGTTCACCAAGTTGccaaggtgaagaagggaCAGACCGTTTTCATCCATGGCATCAGTGGCTCTGTTGGCTATGCCACCATGAAGCTTGTCCAGCTGCTGGGTGCGACAGCGTACGGTACAGCATCAGAGAGGAACCACGCCGCTGTCCGGGAGCAGGGCGGCATCCCCTTTGTCTATACCGACAAGAACTggatcaaggccatgaaggaCACGGGTGGCGTCGACGCCGTCTTTGACTCGATCGGCTTTGAGAGCTTCCACGAATCCTAcgacatcctcaacagccatggcatcgtcgtcggcttTGGCGCCAACAAGTACTCCCTTACCAACGACGCCCCGGTTCCAGCTACATGGCCAACTGTCAAGTTCTTGCTGAAGGGTCAAATTCCCTGGAGGGGGAAGAGGAccgccttcttcctcatcagccGGGACCAGCCAGACTACCAGCCCAACATGAAGGTTCTTCTCGACCTgctcggcaagggcaagatctCGGTGCCCATTCGCAAGATCTGGGATATGGATGACATTCAGGAAGCCCATCGTCAGTGGCATAGCGGTTCGGGAGTTGGCGCAGTCATCATTCGGATACCCGAATTGAAGTAA
- a CDS encoding HET domain-containing protein, which translates to MVKFGGLGGLLGVGLLAILFDAVFLLLRQIEAAFGQNMRNLTPRLDYQHKPRFALAAVSQAMALAVAFIFTMKDHQWPIYILFVFPMTAVATFLGYLSHGHEPEYLNDSVSVHSLPESQGPPFCQTCRSTIFSNALTGPTHHLTADSLYRYRQDPYNLHGCQFQMRQRQVADSWIRPGMLDLRKRIALTQLPSHTGSDQSLAVAAKWLQHCTIYHEVCCSNQDRSFRPSRLLYVENDAVCLHTTRKMPKRVRYLTLSHCWGKLHILRLLESNEDSFHLDIRMQSLPKTFQDAIHITRRLGFSYLWIDSLCIIQDSKEDWLREAALMGKIYKNAACNIAAPDASSGQQGCLYPRNPRTIQPEPMNYGSENEEYLVNETDIYDDHVLYSRAWVLQEAILARRTLDCGRGQLFWRCSEMRASEVFPGGVPTNIYHDDHPASKFKAISTDNDQVMITANILERRLSSLKTRLQIPIAPGRGSLERYTEAPFAFWSAIVGEYTKMKLTKDTDRIVALAGITDVFRPFFGDHWFGMWRIFMPLELLWQAGGTGQRPSTLRAPTWSWFSVERPVYYTSCEFNYRRDRLITEFIDAEAVGENGMRLRLSTPLLRATWSSLNDFGTSCVISSLEGETRRMSFFGIPTIPDTYGDVSFDHWDDGAVTEDVFLMCIQIRRRSGSIALGLVLHEVDEGVYERLGHFSIPEDLIEPFLDRTTRREVVLM; encoded by the exons ATGGTCAAGTTTGGAGGACTGGGTGGTTTACTCGGTGTCGGCTTACTTGCCATTTTGTTTGATGCCGTATTCCTGTTGTTACGGCAAATCGAGGCAGCATTTGGCCAAAACATGCGAAATCTCACACCAAGGCTTGATTATCAACATAAGCCACGGTTTGCCTTGGCTGCTGTGTCTCAGGCTATGGCCCTGGCGGTTgccttcatcttcaccatGAAGGATCATCAATGGCCAATATACATCCTTTTTGTCTTTCCCATGACGGCAGTGGCGACATTTCTGGGATATCTCAGCCATGGTCATGAACCGGAGTATCTCAACGACTCCGTCTCGGTCCACTCTCTCCCGGAGAGCCAGGGGCCTCCATTCTGCCAAACATGCCGGTCCACCATCTTCTCAAATGCCCTCACTGGCCCGACTCACCATCTCACTGCCGATAGCTTGTATAG ATATCGTCAGGATCCCTACAATCTTCATGGATGTCAGTTTCAGATGCGACAACGTCAAG TTGCCGATAGCTGGATTAGACCTGGCATGTTGGACCTTCGAAAGCGCATTGCACTTACTCAACTGCCATCTCACACTGGCTCTGACCAAAGCTTGGCAGTGGCAGCAAAATGGCTTCAGCATTGCACCATCTATCACGAGGTGTGCTGTTCCAATCAAGACCGGTCATTTCGGCCCTCGCGTCTTCTGTATGTCGAAAACGATGCCGTCTGCCTTCATACCACCCGGAAGATGCCCAAGAGGGTCCGTTACTTGACTCTCAGTCACTGTTGGGGCAAGCTGCATATTCTCAGATTATTGGAATCCAATGAGGATTCTTTCCACCTGGATATTCGTATGCAATCGCTGCCCAAGACCTTCCAGGATGCGATCCACATTACACGGCGTCTTGGATTCTCTTATCTCTGGATTGACAGTCTTTGCATTATACAAGACTCCAAAGAAGACTGGTTGCGAGAGGCTGCACTCATGGGCAAAATCTACAAGAATGCAGCATGCAACATAGCAGCCCCAGATGCCTCCAGCGGCCAGCAAGGCTGTCTTTACCCACGGAACCCACGGACAATACAGCCCGAACCGATGAACTATGGATCTGAGAATGAAGAGTACCTTGTCAACGAGACAGACATTTACGATGACCATGTTCTGTATTCCAGAGCATGGGTCCTCCAAGAGGCCATACTGGCACGACGGACACTGGACTGTGGTCGGGGCCAACTCTTCTGGCGATGCAGTGAGATGAGGGCGTCCGAGGTCTTTCCAGGGGGCGTTCCAACCAATATCTACCATGATGACCACCCGGCGTCCAAGTTCAAGGCCATCTCCACTGATAACGACCAAGTCATGATCACAGCAAACATCCTGGAACGCCGTCTCAGCAGTCTAAAGACACGGTTGCAAATTCCGATTGCCCCGGGAAGGGGGTCCCTTGAACGATACACCGAGGCCCCTTTTGCGTTCTGGTCTGCCATCGTGGGAGAGTACACAAAGATGAAGTTGACCAAGGACACGGACCGGATAGTCGCACTCGCCGGTATCACGGATGTCTTCAGACCGTTCTTTGGCGATCACTGGTTCGGAATGTGGCGCATCTTCATGCCCCTAGAGCTGCTATGGCAAGCTGGAGGTACGGGTCAACGGCCGTCCACGTTGCGAGCGCCCACCTGGTCGTGGTTCTCTGTTGAAAGGCCAGTCTATTACACGAGCTGCGAGTTCAACTACCGTCGTGACCGGCTCATCACAGAATTCATTGATGCAGAGGCGGTAGGAGAAAACGGGATGCGTCTCCGTCTATCAACACCCTTACTGCGAGCAACGTGGTCTAGCTTGAATGATTTCGGAACGAGCTGTGTCATATCTAGCCTCGAAGGTGAAACGCGCCGAATGTCGTTTTTCGGTATTCCCACTATCCCCGATACCTATGGAGATGTCTCTTTCGATCACTGGGACGATGGTGCGGTGACTGAAGATGTATTCCTCATGTGCATACAGATACGAAGGAGATCCGGAAGCATAGCGTTGGGGCTGGTGCTGCACGAGGTGGATGAAGGGGTGTATGAGCGACTAGGACACTTCTCTATTCCAGAGGACTTGATCGAGCCGTTCTTGGACCGAacgacgagaagagaggTAGTTCTTATGTAG
- a CDS encoding MFS domain-containing protein, with translation MAGHPSSFVKTVKWLYHESGIASLYLTGRDAWLVILSRTCRMFAFGAVSLTIALFFSELGFSDFRIGLFMSLTLLGDVVLGLVITLMADGLGRRRVLFAGGLLMAVSGGVFCVFENFWILLLAAVVGVVSASGADFGPFRAIEESMLSHITTPKTRADVLSWYVTCSSLGSAAGTELAGRFVERLKQREGWSLVQTYHATFWIYIVMGGLNMISTLSMSSKCEAEKTTSETSDELAQGLLHDSDEEEQPSPQQLPKAKGRFSQISQSTRHVMYKLWFLLTVDSLADGMVSQALTTYFLDRKFHLSKTRLGDIMSAAMILATVSTIFAGPLARHLGLLNTMVFTHLPSSVAVLLFPAPSGLVVTIILLFIRMGLNNMDQAPRAAFIAAVVKPEERTAVMGITSTLRTLAMATGPSFTGALAGREKFWIAFVVGGVLRIMYDLGLWSMFVNMRLHAHETHHDTGSRMSIDEEDIEMMRQSAEHEQ, from the coding sequence ATGGCTGGTCATCCGTCGTCGTTCGTCAAGACGGTCAAATGGCTGTATCACGAGTCTGGTATTGCCTCGCTGTATCTCACTGGTCGTGATGCGTGGCTCGTCATCCTCTCGCGAACGTGTCGCATGTTTGCATTCGGAGCTGTTTCGCTCACGATAGCTCTTTTCTTCTCGGAATTGGGCTTCTCGGACTTTCGCATCGGTCTGTTTATGAGtctcaccctcctcggcgaTGTTGTGCTCGGCTTGGTCATCACTCTCATGGCCGACGGCCTTGGTCGTCGCAGGGTTCTCTTCGCAGGCGGCCTTCTCATGGCTGTTTCCGGCGGCGTATTCTGCGTCTTTGAGAACTTCtggatcctcctccttgccgCCGTCGTAGGCGTCGTGAGTGCCAGTGGTGCCGACTTTGGCCCCTTCCGAGCAATCGAAGAATCGATGCTCTCACACATTACGACACCAAAGACAAGGGCCgatgtcttgtcttggtATGTCACATGCTCAAGTCTTGGATCGGCAGCTGGCACGGAACTCGCGGGGAGGTTTGTGGAGAGATTGAAGCAGCGAGAGGGCTGGAGTCTGGTACAGACGTACCACGCGACCTTTTGGATTTACATCGTCATGGGTGGCTTGAACATGATTTCGACCTTGTCCATGAGCAGCAAATGCGAGGCGGAAAAGACAACCTCGGAAACTTCGGATGAGCTGGCTCAGGGTTTGCTTCACGATtctgacgaggaagagcaaCCCAGCCCTCAGCAACTGCCAAAGGCAAAGGGCCGCTTCTCTCAAATTTCGCAATCTACCCGTCACGTCATGTACAAGCTATGGTTTCTCCTTACAGTCGATTCCCTAGCCGATGGCATGGTCTCACAGGCCCTCACGACCTACTTTCTGGATCGCAAGTTTCACCTGTCCAAGACACGCCTCGGTGACATCATGTCGGCGGCTATGATCTTGGCGACAGTCTCGACAATCTTTGCTGGGCCGCTTGCGAGACATCTAGGActtctcaacaccatggtGTTTACGCATCTACCATCCTCGGTGGCTGTCTTACTCTTTCCCGCGCCGAGTGGACTTGTCGTCACTATTATCCTCTTGTTTATCCGCATGGGTCTCAACAACATGGATCAAGCACCTCGAGCAGCCTTTATCGCAGCTGTCGTCAAACCCGAGGAACGCACGGCCGTCATGGGCATCACGAGCACGCTTCGAACTTTGGCGATGGCTACAGGGCCGTCGTTTACGGGAGCTCTAGCCGGGAGGGAAAAGTTCTGGATTGCCTTTGTGGTTGGAGGAGTGTTGCGCATCATGTATGACCTAGGCTTGTGGTCTATGTTTGTGAACATGAGACTACATGCTCACGAGACACATCACGATACCGGCTCACGGATGTCaatcgatgaggaggatattGAAATGATGCGACAGTCGGCGGAGCATGAGCAATAA
- a CDS encoding Pectate lyase encodes MHSASLVSLIAALPAALACLGYEGGLPTPTDSKTLSAPQYIKAGQTFDAGWVKYDRGQSCTGQSEGGEADTVFVLEEGATLRNVIIGKNQKEGVYCLGACNLEFVWFEDVCEDAISIKGDGTANIIGGGAYKASDKVIQHNGCGHVNIVNFYANDYGKVYRSCGNCKNNCARSVHMEGTTAVNGGELMGINTNLGDKATYSNNCYPKVQCQAYEGCDKSNGDCEPTKLGLC; translated from the exons ATGCACTCCGCTAGCCTTGTTTCTCTCATCGCCGCTCTCCCCGCGGCCTTGGCCTGTCTGGGCTATGAGGGTGGTCTTCCTACGCCGACCGACTCCAAGACCCTGAGCGCGCCTCAGTACATCAAGGCTGGTCAGACCTTTGATGCTGGTTGGGTCAAATATGACCGTGGACAGTCTTGCACTGGCCAGAGCGAGGGTG GCGAGGCTGACACCGTCTTCGTTCTCGAGGAGGGTGCCACTCTTCGTAACGTCATCATCGGCAAGAACCAGAAGGAGGGTGTCTACTGTCTCGGAGCCTGCAACCTCGAGTTTGTCTGGTTCGAGGACGTTTGCGAGGACGCCATCTCTATCAAGGGTGACGGAACCGCCAATATTATCGGCGGAGGAGCCTATAAGGCCTCTGACAAAGTTATTCAGCACAACGGTTGCGGCCATGTAAACATTGTCAACTTTTACGCCAACGACTATGGCAAGGTTTACCGATCTTGCGGCAACTGCAAGAACAACTGTGCTCGTTCCGTGCACATGGAGGGCACCACTGCTGTCAACGGCGGTGAGCTCAtgggcatcaacaccaacctcgGCGACAAG GCCACTTACTCCAACAACTGCTACCCCAAGGTCCAGTGCCAGGCCTACGAGGGCTGCGACAAGAGCAACGGCGACTGCGAGCCCACCAAGCTCGGTCTGTGCTAA
- a CDS encoding Metallophos domain-containing protein, which yields MASSVLAAASSLFALSHAASIPRAVNNDNLPPLKFTSNGTFQIAVFSDMHFGQLASTTGPAQDAKSVEVISDVLDYELPDLVVLNGDLINGDSTFKHNSTHYIDQIVAPIIERNLTWASTYGNHDHNYYITGEGILEREQMWPGARTKSMVDDDDAGTSNYYLPVYASNCTNTNKCTPELLLWFFDSRGGRYYEGDDQENWVDESVVTWFNETNTELVNKYNKVIPALAFVHIPINATMSVQTEVGIDENKQPGLNYDPPVAQQGEGWCANGTRDTDNCHYGGQDKPFTEALVTIPGIIGLFFGHDHGNTWCYRWEGSLPGVEVEGNGLNLCYGQHSGYGGYGDWIRGAREIIVSQDKLADKIIDTHIRLESGDIVGAVTLNSTYNEDSYTATPDDKTYLSDTGDFSNAEEMSAGVSLTPEFLYAAVGGSLVTMAYLCL from the exons ATGGCATCAAGCGTACTTgcagcagcttcttctctctttgCTTTGTCGCATGCGGCGAGCATCCCTCGCGCCGTCAACAATGACAACCTTCCCCCTCTGAAGTTCACCTCCAATGGAACATTTCAGATCGCAGTCTTTTCCGACATGCACTTTGGCCAAC TCGCATCAACAACAGGCCCAGCTCAAGACGCCAAGTCGGTGGAAGTGATAAGCGATGTCTTGGACTACGAGCTCCCCGACTTGGTGGTCCTCAATGGCGACCTCATCAACGGCGACTCGACCTTCAAGCACAACAGCACCCACTACATCGACCAGATCGTCGCGCCCATAATCGAGCGGAATCTTACATGGGCATCGACCTATGGTAACCACGACCACAACTACTACATCACTGGCGAGGGTATTCTCGAGCGCGAACAGATGTGGCCTGGAGCGCGCACCAAGTCTAtggtcgacgacgatgacgccGGAACCTCCAATTACTACCTCCCCGTATACGCGTCTAACtgcaccaacaccaacaagtgCACTCCGGAGCTTCTTCTGTGGTTTTTCGACAGCCGAGGTGGACGTTACTACGAAGGAGACGACCAGGAGAACTGGGTTGACGAGAGCGTCGTGACGTGGTTCAACGAGACCAACACTGAGCTTGTCAACAAGTACAACAAGGTCATTCCCGCGCTCGCATTCGTTCACATCCCTATCAACGCCACGATGTCTGTTCAGACCGAAGTCGGCATCGACGAGAACAAGCAACCTGGTCTCAACTACGATCCACCTGTCGCGCAGCAAGGCGAGGGATGGTGCGCGAACGGCACCAGGGATACAGACAACTGCCACTATGGCGGACAGGATAAGCCCTTCACCGAGGCTCTTGTCACTATTCCTGGTATCATTGGCCTGTTCTTCGGCCACGACCACGGCAACACCTGGTGCTATCGATGGGAGGGCAGTCTCCCTGGTGTGGAAGTCGAGGGCAACGGCCTCAACCTCTGCTACGGACAACACTCTGGATATGGCGGCTACGGCGATTGGATCCGCGGCGCACGAGAAATCATCGTCTCACAAGACAAGCTGGCAGACAAGATCATTGACACCCACATCCGACTCGAATCCGGCGACATTGTCGGAGCTGTGACGCTCAACTCGACGTACAACGAGGACTCTTATACCGCGACGCCCGATGACAAGACGTATCTGAGTGATACCGGGGATTTTAGCAACGCTGAGGAGATGTCGGCGGGTGTGTCATTAACTCCTGAGTTTTTGTATGCGGCTGTTGGAGGGTCCTTGGTGACTATGGCGTATTTGTGTTTATAA